GTTCACAGCGTAGGGTAATTTAACATTGATTTGGCGATCAGAAAGCGAGAAATCAAAGTTGGCATAAGCACTTGTGATGCCAAAGCCATCATTGCCCCATGATAGACGGGTTCCGTTAGTGTATGGCGACGCATTTCTAAGTGTATGATTGAGAACCGGCTTACCAAACATGTACAAGCCACCCGTGAAGGATGCCCATCTTTCCAGATTTGCGGAAAGAATTGACCCCTCACCTCCAACCGAGATGTTAGCCAACGCGCCGGTGACTACATGTTTCGAGCCGAGTTTCGCAGCTAACACAAAATCGTTTACCCTTATTGACTCGATTCCATCCAGAGATCTGCCAACTTCGTAGATGTAAAGCTGCGTCGATAACAAAACAAGACTTACCACTAAGACTGCCAACACTAGAATTTGCCCCGAACAGTGTCTTCGATTTTTTCTTCTTTTCACATTTGGTTCACCTTGCTGTTGCTAGTTGCAAGCGAAGGAGATAATAGCTGCCTTGTGAGGTTGCACTGGCGCAGGGATATTGAATGGAAACTACGTTTTGGTTTGGCATTATGCCGTTTGAGATGGAGACGTTGTTGACTGGTTGCAGATTTTCGTTGTAAACTGTGAAATTGTAGGAGACGCCTACTGGCAACAGTGTATTCAATGCATCTGCCAGAGTAGTCCAGTTTCCCGCGTCAACAAGTCTGCCGAGTTGACCATCATTGTCCATAGATACAAGCAATTGCATTCCCATAGTTGTCAAGTCGTTGTCCTTACCAGGGTTGGATGCAGGAGAAATCAGAGTGGTCATGGTCAAGGCTGAGAACAACAGCAGAATTGACAGAAACGCTTCAACGATTCTCATCTGTCCCCTATTGTTAGGCATCGTAGTTTTGCACGCTCCTGCACGTTATAATAGACTCGTAAAGGACTGAGTTTATGCTAACAATGTAAGTTAAAGCTGCAGTCTTCGACATAGTGGTCAAATCGCCAAAGTCTGCACCAATTTCTAATGGTAACTGTGGATATGCAGTCCATTCTGCAAAAGAAGTTGAACCATTGTTTCCATTGAGCACAAGCATCATAGGACTGACATCTAGAAGATGTGGAATACTATATTCAACTGTTTGGTTTCCAGCAGCTATTTGTGAGAGGTTGAAATGATAGTTGCAGGTGAAGACGTAAGCGTTCGAAATTTCTACTGTCGGGTATTGAAAAGAGACGTTCAAGAAGTAGTTTAAGGGGCTGAGTTGGAGAAAAGTCCCACTAGGTTCGGGAGTTTCAGAGTTATGACCAAAGGAATGCACGTTAAAAGCCATCATTTGAGAATTCGCTTTTGCTTTCGCAAACACCATAAATAACGCCACCCCGTTAGGCGAATTCGGTAAAGTAGCGTTTACAATGTCTACTCCGTTAATGCCAGTTGAAGAAGAAACGTTGCTGCTATATGTTTCGACAACTGTGTAACACTGCAACCACGCCGAAACAGGAAACCCGGATTTACTTGTGGAAACCTGAAACGTATAGGTAGTTTCGGTTTCTCCACTTTGGTTCGAGACTAAATTTATGGAAACCTCAAATAAGGGATGAATTTTTATGTTTAGAGATATGTCTTTGGTTCCTAACGCCGCTGAAATCTCTTGGTAAATAATTGAGTGGATATTGTTACTATTCAGTCGGGAAACTTTGTCTAAATCAAGTTCATAAGGTCTTCGAGTTTCTGATGCCAAACCAAAAGCTGTCGGTGCAGCGTCTGCCATTTTTCCCCAATCTGATGGCTTACCTGTGCTTAGAAGTAGGTATTCAGCCAAACCTCTGCAACGTTCCACTCCATTCATGTTTGATAGATCGTTTATGTAGGGCTGCATAACCTTAGCTGTGCCAACCATTGCTGACACAATGAGAATGACCATTAGCGAACATGCAAAAAATGTGTCCACCGAAGATGCAGGCATCTCTTTAAAGCCACGCTCCTATCCTGATACAGCTCCAAGCATCCCAGCAAGGTAGTTTTGAGACAGAATGAGAGAGACATAGCCAGTGACTGCAAGCATCGCTGAATATTTAAAGCCCGCTGCAAAAGTGCCTTCGCTTATTTTGCCTATGAAAAAGCCGGACATCCAGCATTGAAGGATTATACCTATAGAAAATATTAGGATTTGATGTTGCATAGAACTCAACATGGCTGGTGAAGAGCCTGGCGCGGTGATTTGGGTTAGGACGCCGATTGTTATTGCCACTATGGAGGTTGTGAGGGCTATCAGCACACTCCAAACGAAGGCTAACATAACATAGGGTTTGAGTGTGGCCCGCTTGTCCGCCTCTATCTCTTTTGTCCTTTCACTATAATTAGATAATATTTCTAACGCGTCTGCAGAACCGCCACCAAACTCTATGGTTTCAATCAAAATTAGGAAGTACACCAAAACTGGCCAGCTTCGAATTTGCTTTTTTATGTTGCTGAAAATCTTTCTAAGCGGAACTCCCCACTCAATTTGGCTGCGAACAAGCTGCAAAGTTTCATTGAATGATCCATATCCTGTCCTTTTGGTGGCGTGGATGATGCTTTTCACAGGTGAAAGACCGATTTTTCTAGACTCGGTTACGTCTCTGAGAAAACTGGGCATGGCTTCTTCTGCGGCAAAGTTTTCTTTTGCGATTTTCCGGTAAGCAAAAGCAGGAGGCAGAGAAATGGCCAAGAGGCAAAATATTACTAGTCCTGGTAAAGTCAACATTTCAATAATGAAACCTAGTTGTGGCAAGAACATCGCAGCGGCAAAGAATCCTGAAGCAGCTCCGCTCGAGAATATAACATTGCGGTAAACTTCTTTGATAGAGAGTAAGTTGCTTTGACGCGCAAGATTAGCTATAGCCATGAAAACTAATGTGATAAAGGGAGTTGCGAGAAAAATCAAAGCATACATGAGGGGTTGTGAAGATGAAGAGGCCATGCCTACAGACGTAGACTCAAAAGTGTTTGTTGCAGACATTACAACATACAGAATGTAAATACAAAGTGTAACAATAAGCATAACCGCATACGCCTCAACTAATGTTCCCAGCTTTTCAATTGAACGAAATGCACCTGCACTTTGTACTTCTAGGATGGAATGAAGTTTGTTTCTTAAGAAATTAACCACGTTTATACCGCTTTTTACCGAGGAAACATAGCCACCAAGGAAGTCGCGGTAAGTTTTTGAGGTTGCTTCTTCAGCTTTTCTGTACATCACGGTCAAAGGGTCATATCCTAAAACTTCAACTTGCCGCACCACTTCCTGAGCTTCCTTTTGAGTTTCGGGCAATAAGTTGACTCGCCCCATTTTTTTCCACGCATCATAAACGGCGATTCCGCTAGCTGCCATCAAAGTGAACAACATTACAGTGAAAGGCATCTCCTTATCAATCTCGGAGGCTTTTTGCTTTCCAGAAAGCAATGTTATCATTGAGCGGAACATGTTAAGTGGATTATAGCTAGAGGCCAACGTGCTCTCACCTACTCAGTCTTTCTTGAACCTTTAGGATTGTAGTAATATTTGCTCAAGACAACATTTACGCTACGATGATCTCGAATATTACGCTCTGCCATGTTTAGCAACGTTTTTTTCCGTTGTTCTAAATCATCTAAAACTTGCTCAATTGAAATATCAAGATTCCTCGCAATCTTAGCTACCAAGTAGCTGTTGCTCAGGTCTTCTTGAAAAGTATCTGTAGAAGCACTCCATGTGAATGCGTCTTTTATCGAGTTTGCATTTTTTATCTCAGCTACTCGAATGAATTTTCTACTGGAAAGCCTTTTCTCACCGCTTAGGAAGATAGGTGTTCTAACATGCTTTACGATAATTGCGCAGTTCATTAATGGAATGATGGATGATGGAATGTTCATCGGAGGTTGTGTCAATCTTTGAA
This genomic interval from Candidatus Bathyarchaeota archaeon contains the following:
- a CDS encoding type II secretion system F family protein codes for the protein MASSYNPLNMFRSMITLLSGKQKASEIDKEMPFTVMLFTLMAASGIAVYDAWKKMGRVNLLPETQKEAQEVVRQVEVLGYDPLTVMYRKAEEATSKTYRDFLGGYVSSVKSGINVVNFLRNKLHSILEVQSAGAFRSIEKLGTLVEAYAVMLIVTLCIYILYVVMSATNTFESTSVGMASSSSQPLMYALIFLATPFITLVFMAIANLARQSNLLSIKEVYRNVIFSSGAASGFFAAAMFLPQLGFIIEMLTLPGLVIFCLLAISLPPAFAYRKIAKENFAAEEAMPSFLRDVTESRKIGLSPVKSIIHATKRTGYGSFNETLQLVRSQIEWGVPLRKIFSNIKKQIRSWPVLVYFLILIETIEFGGGSADALEILSNYSERTKEIEADKRATLKPYVMLAFVWSVLIALTTSIVAITIGVLTQITAPGSSPAMLSSMQHQILIFSIGIILQCWMSGFFIGKISEGTFAAGFKYSAMLAVTGYVSLILSQNYLAGMLGAVSG